Proteins encoded together in one Octopus bimaculoides isolate UCB-OBI-ISO-001 chromosome 24, ASM119413v2, whole genome shotgun sequence window:
- the LOC106876233 gene encoding sialin, with amino-acid sequence MGSKSLKDKIQIRYILVGMSFLGFMVVYALRVNLSVAIIAMTNTLQSEDKNVTMHCPVLNDSKADNHTGEFDWDSNQQGLILGSFFYGYICTQFIGAVLAKWKGAKYLLGGGIVLTAVLSLVIPAAARWSFTALVVIRVAQGFFEGVTFPAMHNLLGKWSPMRERSTLATITYSGAHMGTVLSLPISGVLANSDLFGGWPSIFYVPGIGGIIWFIGWIFIASNSPADHPWISEKEKQYIESSVGSRKEFKTPWYSIFTSIRVWAINVGHVTFNWNFYLMLTSLPLYMKTVLHFDISQNSLYSAIPYLLLWLLMTITGFVADWLKNGILSTATTRKIMNTAGLILSAILLGTIQYVGCDRYAALAMVTMAIAISAITLGGYQVNHLDIAPNFAGTLMGISNTFATIPGFVAPSVVGAFTHIQDPYFGWLKVFYLSVAINVIGAVFYLIFASGEEQRWAQSEDGQNEPIIIAK; translated from the exons ATGGGGTCTAAAAGTTTGAAAG aCAAAATACAAATCCGTTACATCTTAGTTGGAATGTCATTTCTCGGTTTTATGGTGGTCTATGCCCTCCGTGTTAACCTCAGTGTAGCCATCATAGCAATGACAAACACTCTACAATCTGAAGACAAAAACGTCACAATGCATTGTCCCGTTCTTAACGACAGCAAAGCAGATAATCAT ACTGGAGAGTTCGACTGGGATTCCAACCAGCAAGGACTGATCCTTGGATCCTTCTTCTATGGATACATTTGTACACAGTTCATCGGTGCTGTTCTTGCTAAGTGGAAGGGTGCCAAATACTTGCTGGGTGGAGGCATTGTTTTAACTGCTGTCCTGTCCTTAGTCATTCCAGCAGCAGCTCGGTGGAGCTTCACTGCATTAGTGGTGATCAGAGTTGCACAAGGTTTCTTTGAG GGTGTAACATTCCCAGCGATGCATAACCTCTTGGGTAAATGGTCTCCAATGCGTGAGAGAAGCACCTTAGCTACCATCACATATTCTG GTGCACATATGGGAACGGTTCTATCACTGCCAATATCAGGTGTTTTAGCAAATTCTGACCTATTTGGAGGATGGCCATCAATATTCTATGTTCCTG GAATCGGAGGAATTATCTGGTTTATAGGATGGATCTTCATTGCTTCCAACTCTCCAGCTGACCATCCTTGGATTTCAGAAAAGGAAAAGCAATACATAGAATCGTCAGTTGGCTCCAGAAAG GAATTCAAAACACCATGGTATTCCATCTTCACATCAATCAGAGTTTGGGCTATAAATGTTGGTCATGTGACTTTCAACTGGAATTTCTATTTGATGCTCACAAGTCTGCCCCTCTACATGAAGACAGTCCTCCATTTTGATATAAGCCAG AACAGTTTATATTCAGCCATTCCCTATCTTCTGCTATGGCTTCTGATGACAATCACAGGGTTTGTGGCTGACTGGTTAAAGAATGGAATCCTGTCCACTGCGACCACCCGTAAAATCATGAACACAGCCG GTTTGATACTATCAGCTATTTTACTTGGTACCATCCAATATGTTGGTTGTGACCGATACGCGGCTCTAGCCATGGTCACCATGGCTATTGCCATTTCTGCAATTACTTTGGGAGGATATCAAGTCAACCATTTAGACATAGCACCTAATTTTGCTg GTACTCTCATGGGAATATCAAATACTTTTGCTACAATTCCTGGTTTTGTAGCTCCGAGTGTTGTTGGCGCCTTTACTCATATTCAG gaTCCCTATTTTGGCTGGCTCAAAGTATTCTACTTGTCAGTTGCAATCAATGTTATCGGTGCTGTATTCTACCTCATATTTGCATCTGGAGAAGAACAAAGATGGGCCCAGTCAGAGGATGGACAAAATGAGCCAATTATAATtgcaaaatga